The Cyclobacteriaceae bacterium genome includes a region encoding these proteins:
- the dapB gene encoding 4-hydroxy-tetrahydrodipicolinate reductase gives MNILLIGYGKMGKTIEAAALKRNHTIAGKLDPVAGLSFDFTKKPDVAIEFTTPDSAVSNIKLCLDHQVPVVSGTTGWLDRKKDVDDYCKQKNGTFFYASNYSLGVNLFFKLNEQLARMMERQGEYEVSIDEIHHTQKKDAPSGTGITLAEGVIKNLSRKKTWTKNEAHQAEELLIRSFREDPAPGTHTVKYQSVVDDIEIRHTAHSREGFALGAVMVAEWVYNKKGILGMDDFLKF, from the coding sequence ATGAATATTTTATTGATCGGATACGGCAAAATGGGCAAGACCATAGAAGCCGCCGCCTTAAAAAGAAATCATACCATTGCAGGAAAGCTTGATCCTGTTGCAGGACTTTCATTTGACTTTACAAAGAAGCCTGATGTAGCCATTGAATTTACAACACCGGATTCTGCCGTTTCCAACATCAAACTTTGCCTCGATCATCAGGTACCTGTTGTATCCGGAACAACCGGATGGCTGGATCGTAAAAAAGATGTAGACGATTATTGCAAGCAGAAGAACGGAACATTTTTCTATGCATCGAATTACAGCCTTGGCGTAAATCTATTCTTCAAGCTAAATGAACAGCTTGCCCGCATGATGGAAAGGCAGGGAGAATATGAAGTGAGCATTGATGAGATCCATCACACACAAAAGAAAGATGCACCCAGCGGAACCGGCATCACCCTGGCGGAAGGAGTTATTAAAAATCTGAGTCGCAAGAAGACGTGGACAAAAAATGAAGCCCACCAGGCGGAAGAACTCCTTATCCGATCATTCCGTGAAGATCCTGCTCCCGGCACTCATACCGTAAAATATCAATCCGTCGTGGATGATATTGAAATTCGTCATACTGCTCATTCAAGGGAAGGATTTGCCCTTGGTGCTGTCATGGTAGCCGAATGGGTTTATAA